A genomic region of Chrysiogenes arsenatis DSM 11915 contains the following coding sequences:
- the ppk2 gene encoding polyphosphate kinase 2 has translation MTQQIVVRPEDADRERCFNAKGKMVDKFYAKELVKLQIELAKLQKWVKESGNKVLIILEGRDGAGKGGTIKALTEHLNPRVARVSALAKPSDVEQGQWYFQRYFRELPNSGEIVFFDRSWYNRAGVERVMGFCNHEQYKEFIYQVPNIEQMLLGSGFLVFKYFLDVGQDEQSKRILSRKTEPLKMWKLSPIDEESLNLWDQYTEAFQKMFSRTHTPYSPWIIVDSNDKKRARINLTRDLLAKIDYEGKDQNAVCLLADPGVVSPYSQATFATEPCQIKKVKKKKH, from the coding sequence ATGACTCAGCAGATTGTTGTTCGCCCCGAAGATGCCGATCGGGAGCGTTGCTTTAACGCCAAAGGGAAAATGGTAGACAAGTTTTACGCCAAAGAGTTGGTCAAACTGCAAATCGAGCTGGCGAAACTGCAAAAATGGGTGAAAGAGAGCGGCAATAAAGTGCTTATCATTCTGGAGGGTCGTGATGGTGCCGGCAAAGGGGGGACGATCAAAGCCTTAACCGAACACCTGAATCCCCGCGTTGCGCGCGTCTCAGCACTCGCCAAACCCAGTGATGTCGAACAAGGGCAGTGGTATTTTCAGCGCTATTTCCGCGAACTGCCGAATAGTGGCGAAATCGTATTTTTTGACCGGAGCTGGTATAACCGTGCTGGCGTGGAACGGGTGATGGGCTTTTGCAATCATGAGCAGTATAAAGAGTTTATCTATCAAGTACCGAATATTGAACAAATGTTGCTGGGGAGCGGTTTTTTGGTGTTCAAATATTTCCTTGATGTCGGCCAAGACGAGCAATCCAAACGGATATTGAGCCGTAAAACAGAACCATTAAAAATGTGGAAACTCAGCCCAATCGACGAAGAATCACTCAATCTCTGGGATCAATATACCGAAGCCTTTCAAAAGATGTTCAGCCGCACGCATACCCCGTATTCCCCATGGATTATTGTCGATTCAAATGACAAGAAACGTGCGCGAATCAACCTGACACGTGACCTCTTGGCCAAAATTGATTACGAAGGTAAAGATCAGAATGCTGTCTGCCTACTGGCAGATCCCGGCGTCGTATCACCGTATTCGCAGGCGACGTTTGCCACAGAGCCATGTCAAATCAAAAAGGTGAAGAAGAAAAAGCATTGA
- a CDS encoding FKBP-type peptidyl-prolyl cis-trans isomerase: MAQAITGDEVTIHYTGTLEDGTVFDSSTDREPFVFTLGENSVIPGFETAITGMEVGTEKTVTIPAEEAYGDYDPELQQEISREALPSDILPEVGMVLEAQSETGETTHVTITDITEETITIDSNHPLAGEDLTFEIKLLSAQKGTTKKKEHCGSGCGCGH; encoded by the coding sequence ATGGCACAAGCAATTACTGGCGACGAAGTAACCATTCACTATACTGGAACTCTCGAAGATGGAACTGTTTTCGACTCTTCTACAGATCGTGAGCCGTTCGTATTCACCCTTGGCGAAAATAGTGTCATCCCAGGATTTGAAACCGCTATCACGGGTATGGAAGTCGGAACAGAAAAAACTGTTACCATCCCAGCAGAAGAAGCCTACGGCGATTATGATCCTGAACTACAGCAAGAAATCAGCCGCGAAGCCCTTCCTAGCGATATTCTTCCTGAAGTCGGCATGGTACTTGAGGCACAATCTGAAACGGGCGAAACAACGCATGTAACGATTACCGACATCACCGAAGAGACCATTACTATCGACAGCAACCACCCGCTCGCTGGCGAAGATCTGACGTTTGAAATTAAACTCCTGAGCGCACAAAAAGGGACAACAAAGAAAAAAGAACATTGCGGAAGCGGTTGCGGCTGCGGCCACTAA
- the alaS gene encoding alanine--tRNA ligase, giving the protein MQASQIRQRFLDYFASKGHAIVASSSLIPHDDPTLLFTNAGMNQFKNIFLGNESRDYTRATTSQKCVRAGGKHNDLENVGVTARHHTFFEMLGNFSFGDYFKRDAIAYGWEFVTKEMGIDPSRLWVSVFRDDDEAFAIWRDEIGVPTERILRCGEKDNFWQMGDTGPCGPCSEIHYDQGPAVPCTVGGACGVECECDRYLEIWNLVFMQYDRQIDGTLVPLPKPSIDTGMGLERLSAVVAGEQSNYHTSLFLPILEQIARDCGKTYQKSTSENDVSMRVIADHLRAMTFLIADGAIPSNEGRGYVLRRIMRRAMRHANHLGKKEAYIYTLVALMDTLYSDVYPEIRSNRRLIEEIILQEEKRFANTLDHGLAILDEMCRELRAAGKNTLDGESLFKLYDTYGFPLDLTVDILEKQGIGADEAGFYTAMQQQKERARASWKGATNAVSSESIRQIEQSMTQQFCGYEHLEHSATVIAILDEAENRIETLAASQTGTIVLDITPFYAESGGQVADSGVLESDGVLFEVSSVNKSFGGIHLHRGTQREGSLRVGMTINAVVNRPLRMNIVKNHSATHLLQAALKNTIGEHIKQAGSLVNGERLRFDFTHWKGMSPTELEELENAVNAQIFANAHVAKEVLPIDEAVSRGATALFGEKYGDEVRVVTMGDYSMELCGGTHVDATGEIGLFKILSESAISAGVRRIEATTGRNALRLLQTTLGTLETIAQTLKCPIDDIPLKLARQQESLRSVERELRETREKLAALEIGALAAQVQTLACGTTILVTALTGKTIDELKTAVDIARNQIGDGIVALGSVLDDKVSFVVGVPEALTSKIKAGDIVKCMAQIAGGSGGGKPTFAQAGGKHPEKLGEALEAAREMIARIFQ; this is encoded by the coding sequence ATGCAAGCAAGCCAAATACGCCAGAGATTCCTTGATTATTTTGCCAGCAAAGGGCACGCCATCGTCGCATCGTCAAGCCTTATCCCGCATGACGACCCCACGCTACTCTTCACGAATGCGGGGATGAATCAATTTAAAAATATTTTCCTTGGGAACGAATCACGCGACTATACCCGCGCCACCACCTCACAAAAATGCGTCCGTGCTGGCGGAAAACACAATGACCTTGAAAACGTCGGCGTTACCGCACGTCACCATACCTTTTTTGAAATGCTGGGGAACTTCAGCTTTGGTGACTACTTTAAGCGCGATGCCATCGCGTACGGCTGGGAATTTGTCACGAAGGAAATGGGCATCGACCCTTCGCGCCTGTGGGTCAGCGTCTTCCGCGATGATGACGAAGCGTTTGCCATCTGGCGTGATGAAATCGGCGTTCCTACTGAGCGTATTCTGCGTTGCGGGGAAAAAGACAATTTCTGGCAAATGGGCGATACCGGCCCGTGCGGCCCGTGCTCTGAAATCCATTACGACCAAGGGCCAGCCGTACCGTGTACCGTGGGTGGCGCGTGTGGCGTCGAGTGCGAATGTGACCGCTATCTGGAGATTTGGAACCTCGTATTTATGCAGTACGACCGGCAAATCGACGGAACTCTGGTTCCACTCCCCAAGCCTTCGATTGATACCGGCATGGGACTGGAGCGCCTTAGCGCCGTCGTTGCTGGTGAGCAGTCCAACTATCATACCTCGCTGTTTCTCCCTATTCTGGAACAAATTGCCCGTGACTGCGGCAAAACCTATCAAAAAAGTACCAGCGAGAACGACGTTTCCATGCGCGTCATTGCGGATCACTTGCGTGCCATGACCTTCCTGATTGCCGATGGCGCCATTCCGTCCAATGAAGGGCGTGGCTACGTGCTGCGTCGCATTATGCGCCGCGCCATGCGTCACGCCAACCACCTTGGCAAAAAAGAAGCCTACATTTATACCCTCGTCGCGCTGATGGATACGCTTTATAGTGATGTCTACCCAGAAATCCGCAGTAACCGCCGCCTGATCGAAGAGATCATTCTTCAGGAAGAAAAGCGCTTTGCCAATACACTTGATCATGGCCTCGCCATTTTGGACGAAATGTGCCGCGAACTCCGCGCCGCGGGAAAAAATACGCTTGATGGCGAAAGTCTCTTCAAACTCTACGACACCTACGGATTCCCGCTCGACCTCACGGTCGACATCCTCGAAAAGCAAGGAATTGGTGCCGATGAGGCTGGCTTCTATACGGCTATGCAACAGCAAAAAGAACGGGCACGCGCTTCATGGAAAGGGGCAACCAATGCCGTTTCCAGTGAGTCGATACGCCAGATCGAACAGAGCATGACGCAACAGTTCTGCGGCTACGAGCATCTGGAACACTCTGCTACCGTTATCGCCATTCTGGATGAAGCCGAAAACCGCATTGAAACCCTTGCCGCTAGTCAAACCGGAACTATCGTACTTGACATCACGCCATTCTATGCGGAAAGCGGCGGACAAGTAGCCGATAGTGGCGTACTCGAAAGTGATGGCGTGCTTTTTGAAGTCAGCAGTGTCAATAAATCGTTTGGCGGTATCCACCTGCACCGTGGCACGCAACGCGAAGGATCGTTGCGTGTTGGCATGACCATCAACGCCGTGGTCAATCGCCCCCTGCGGATGAACATTGTGAAAAACCATTCAGCAACACACCTTTTGCAAGCCGCTCTGAAAAACACCATCGGCGAACATATCAAACAGGCCGGATCGCTCGTCAACGGCGAACGGCTGCGCTTTGATTTCACCCACTGGAAAGGGATGAGCCCAACGGAGCTCGAAGAGCTGGAAAATGCCGTCAACGCCCAAATTTTCGCCAATGCCCACGTTGCCAAAGAAGTCCTGCCGATTGACGAAGCCGTCTCACGTGGCGCAACGGCTCTGTTTGGTGAAAAATATGGCGATGAAGTGCGTGTGGTGACGATGGGCGATTACAGCATGGAACTCTGTGGCGGTACTCACGTCGATGCGACCGGTGAAATTGGACTCTTCAAAATCCTCTCCGAATCGGCAATTTCCGCCGGTGTGCGCCGCATCGAAGCCACCACTGGCCGCAATGCGTTGCGCTTATTGCAAACGACACTGGGAACACTCGAAACCATCGCACAAACCCTGAAATGCCCGATTGACGACATTCCGCTCAAACTCGCGCGTCAACAAGAAAGTCTCCGCTCCGTAGAACGCGAACTGCGTGAAACCCGTGAAAAACTGGCAGCCCTTGAAATCGGCGCATTGGCCGCGCAGGTACAAACACTGGCCTGCGGCACCACGATATTAGTCACCGCCCTGACGGGGAAAACGATAGATGAGCTGAAAACCGCTGTCGATATTGCCCGCAATCAAATCGGCGACGGCATTGTCGCGCTGGGAAGTGTACTTGACGATAAAGTCTCATTTGTGGTTGGTGTTCCCGAAGCACTCACCAGCAAAATAAAGGCGGGTGACATCGTCAAGTGCATGGCACAAATAGCTGGTGGCAGTGGAGGCGGGAAACCAACCTTTGCACAAGCTGGCGGAAAACACCCCGAAAAGCTTGGCGAAGCGCTGGAAGCGGCACGCGAAATGATTGCGAGAATTTTTCAATAA
- a CDS encoding M99 family carboxypeptidase catalytic domain-containing protein codes for MNKAQYVSYGIGSFSFQSHHVLRRLGVLLACFGIILGISQSVQAANQPLPPEWHFDVYPVPRATEWQPGPKILFVGGIHGDESGGHRSAAYALQGSVSRGDVHIIPYINRQAVIMHRRGVNVDMNRIFGEPKPDLPESAVVRKLSALMQNYDYILTLHDGSGYYSPTYQNSDRNPMRYGQSHIIDTEHYSRTKHGDMCLRCVADDVVSKVNAEIADQNHHFHVNNTKTGESGTIHVEQRASLTYYALTKLGIPAFCSEASKMLPDLRHRVRYHLKVMQAFVDTVGGELMTPPDDLESIGWYLEDTKRLEHVEIAINGLARRVLPWGRLYLLPGDTVEVLGFGNREHHGWTADILGVGSNVDTAIPFAVTQESRIVIRKEHEVQGEIRLHMTENPTVEFALSVDGAPPIKLRQGEVVVMSNTLVIGEALSRSGSTGDIVNFSGYVPPGGSPIPDDRHYLITTEELDWRYSVNKRGLLYRVQGLASDHRTSTGEVYIQILDRHGK; via the coding sequence GTGAATAAAGCGCAATATGTATCATACGGTATCGGTTCCTTCTCTTTTCAAAGTCATCATGTGCTGCGCCGACTCGGCGTACTGCTTGCGTGCTTCGGCATCATTCTTGGCATAAGTCAATCCGTTCAGGCGGCCAATCAACCATTGCCACCCGAATGGCATTTTGATGTCTACCCCGTTCCCCGCGCCACAGAATGGCAGCCAGGGCCAAAGATACTCTTTGTTGGTGGCATCCACGGCGACGAATCAGGCGGGCACCGGAGTGCGGCGTACGCGCTGCAAGGCAGCGTGAGTCGCGGTGATGTGCACATCATCCCGTATATCAACCGTCAGGCTGTTATTATGCACCGCCGTGGCGTCAATGTCGATATGAACCGCATTTTTGGCGAACCCAAACCTGATCTCCCTGAATCTGCGGTAGTGCGTAAACTCAGCGCACTCATGCAAAATTACGACTACATCCTGACGTTGCACGATGGTTCCGGCTACTACTCACCAACGTACCAGAACAGTGACCGCAATCCAATGCGCTATGGTCAATCGCATATCATTGATACCGAACATTATTCACGAACCAAACATGGTGACATGTGTTTGCGTTGTGTGGCCGACGATGTTGTCAGCAAAGTGAACGCCGAAATTGCCGATCAAAATCACCATTTCCATGTCAATAACACGAAAACTGGCGAGTCCGGTACCATTCACGTTGAGCAACGCGCGAGTTTAACCTATTACGCTCTCACGAAACTTGGTATTCCAGCCTTTTGTTCCGAAGCGTCAAAAATGCTGCCAGACCTTCGCCATCGCGTCCGTTACCATCTGAAAGTTATGCAGGCATTTGTGGATACAGTTGGTGGGGAACTGATGACGCCACCGGATGACCTAGAAAGTATCGGTTGGTATTTGGAAGACACAAAACGTTTAGAGCACGTCGAAATTGCCATCAACGGGCTTGCGCGACGCGTACTTCCGTGGGGGCGCCTCTACTTACTCCCTGGTGATACCGTAGAAGTGCTTGGGTTTGGCAATCGCGAGCACCACGGTTGGACAGCAGATATCCTTGGTGTTGGTTCAAATGTCGATACGGCTATCCCCTTTGCTGTCACACAAGAAAGTCGCATCGTCATCCGTAAAGAACACGAAGTTCAGGGTGAAATTCGCCTGCATATGACCGAAAACCCTACGGTTGAGTTTGCACTCTCCGTCGATGGCGCCCCACCAATAAAGCTGCGTCAGGGCGAGGTTGTGGTGATGAGCAATACTCTTGTCATTGGTGAAGCATTATCTCGCTCCGGCTCTACAGGCGATATCGTCAATTTTTCAGGCTATGTACCGCCAGGAGGGAGCCCTATTCCCGACGACCGCCACTATCTGATTACAACTGAAGAACTCGATTGGCGCTATTCGGTCAATAAACGTGGACTTCTCTACCGCGTACAAGGGCTGGCCTCCGATCATCGCACCTCCACCGGTGAAGTCTACATTCAAATCCTTGATCGGCACGGAAAATAG
- the glmU gene encoding bifunctional UDP-N-acetylglucosamine diphosphorylase/glucosamine-1-phosphate N-acetyltransferase GlmU, producing the protein MFATIILAAGKGTRMKSDVPKVLHPVAGIPMLFHVIKAAQAAGSERTVVVYGHGGELVPQKTAESFDGIAFALQETLNGTAKAVEAAKTAIGTYSGDILILCGDTPLVDAALLANFLEHHRRAKADLSVLSATLNDAGNYGRIVRDWNGKFRSIVEARDASPEEKQIREINSGIYLVKRDVLFQTLSEVQCTNAQQEYYLTDIVAHALYHGYTCQAIDGKAFEKTLGINSRAELAQATQILYRRKAQELMENGVTFVDPSSTYIEATVQVGRDSILYPNVFLEKGTTIGERVTIRQGCTLIGCTIGNDGYLKDGCYLEGAVLGDDVAVGPYAHLRPGSVLENHVKIGNFVEIKKSHIGEGSKASHLSYIGDATLGRDVNIGCGTITCNYDGFGKHRTVLEDGVFVGSDTQLVAPVTVGKGTIIAAGTTVTRDVPEESLVISRVEQKVLKGWAARFREKKLREKDGR; encoded by the coding sequence GTGTTCGCTACCATCATACTGGCGGCTGGAAAAGGAACCCGCATGAAATCGGACGTACCCAAAGTACTGCACCCGGTTGCAGGAATTCCTATGCTTTTTCACGTTATCAAAGCTGCCCAAGCGGCGGGAAGTGAACGAACGGTTGTTGTGTATGGTCATGGTGGCGAGTTGGTTCCGCAAAAAACCGCCGAGAGCTTTGATGGAATCGCCTTTGCCTTGCAGGAAACGCTGAATGGAACTGCCAAAGCGGTTGAAGCAGCGAAAACTGCCATCGGTACGTATTCCGGCGATATCCTTATTCTCTGTGGTGACACGCCGTTAGTTGATGCGGCGCTACTCGCAAACTTTCTGGAACATCATCGCCGCGCGAAAGCTGACCTCTCCGTCCTCAGTGCGACACTCAACGATGCCGGGAATTATGGCCGGATCGTCCGTGATTGGAATGGCAAATTTCGCTCCATCGTCGAAGCGCGCGATGCGTCTCCCGAAGAAAAGCAAATCCGCGAAATTAACAGCGGTATCTACCTCGTCAAGCGGGACGTGTTGTTTCAAACGCTCAGTGAAGTCCAGTGCACCAATGCGCAGCAGGAATACTACCTGACTGATATCGTTGCCCATGCGCTCTATCACGGCTACACGTGTCAGGCTATCGACGGGAAAGCATTTGAAAAAACGCTCGGGATCAATTCCCGCGCCGAGCTGGCACAAGCGACGCAAATCCTGTATCGACGGAAAGCGCAGGAGTTGATGGAAAATGGCGTAACCTTTGTCGATCCTTCAAGTACCTATATCGAAGCCACCGTGCAAGTGGGTCGTGATTCAATTTTGTATCCGAACGTCTTTCTCGAAAAAGGGACGACCATCGGCGAACGGGTCACCATTCGTCAGGGGTGCACGCTCATTGGATGCACGATTGGCAATGATGGCTACCTGAAAGATGGTTGTTACTTGGAAGGTGCGGTATTGGGTGACGACGTTGCTGTTGGCCCATATGCTCACTTGCGTCCCGGTTCCGTGCTCGAAAATCATGTCAAAATTGGTAATTTTGTCGAAATCAAAAAAAGCCATATCGGTGAAGGCTCCAAAGCCTCTCACTTGAGTTATATTGGAGATGCCACTCTAGGCCGTGATGTCAACATCGGGTGCGGCACAATTACCTGTAATTACGATGGGTTCGGGAAGCATCGTACCGTACTCGAAGACGGTGTTTTTGTCGGCTCTGATACTCAACTCGTTGCACCTGTTACGGTAGGCAAAGGAACCATTATTGCCGCCGGAACAACCGTGACGCGCGATGTTCCTGAAGAATCGTTAGTCATCAGCCGTGTTGAACAAAAAGTACTGAAAGGGTGGGCAGCGCGATTCCGCGAGAAAAAACTGCGAGAGAAAGATGGCCGCTGA
- the accD gene encoding acetyl-CoA carboxylase, carboxyltransferase subunit beta, translated as MSADTKTTVPGGVWVKCKKCKDSIYSKDFQENLYVCPKCHYHERLTGQQRIETLLDAGTITEYDANLSPVDMLDFIDSKPYSKRITETQTALGQKDAIVCASGELLGHKVEVAAFDFFFMGGSMGCVVGEKITRAVERGIVNRHPVIIVSCSGGARMQESTLSLMQMAKTSAALSELAKAKVPYISILADPTTGGVTASFAMLGDLNIAEPEALIGFAGPRVIEQTIRQKLPEGFQRSEFLLEHGMLDLVLPRQELRPKIAHALALFGF; from the coding sequence ATGAGTGCTGATACCAAGACGACTGTTCCAGGCGGCGTGTGGGTCAAGTGTAAGAAATGTAAAGATTCGATATACAGCAAAGATTTTCAGGAAAACCTTTATGTCTGCCCAAAATGTCATTACCACGAACGGCTGACAGGACAACAGCGGATTGAAACCCTGCTCGACGCGGGGACGATTACGGAATACGACGCAAACCTCTCTCCGGTCGATATGCTCGACTTCATCGATTCCAAGCCTTATTCAAAGCGCATTACAGAAACACAGACCGCTCTTGGTCAAAAAGACGCGATTGTTTGTGCTTCAGGTGAATTGCTTGGCCACAAGGTTGAAGTGGCGGCCTTTGATTTCTTTTTTATGGGGGGATCAATGGGATGTGTGGTTGGCGAAAAGATTACGCGCGCAGTGGAGCGTGGTATTGTCAACCGCCATCCGGTTATCATTGTTTCGTGTTCCGGCGGAGCGCGCATGCAGGAATCAACGCTCAGCTTGATGCAAATGGCGAAAACATCTGCGGCGCTCTCGGAGCTTGCCAAAGCCAAAGTGCCGTATATCAGTATACTTGCCGACCCGACCACCGGTGGAGTAACGGCATCGTTTGCTATGCTTGGTGATTTGAACATCGCGGAGCCGGAAGCGCTTATTGGCTTTGCTGGGCCACGGGTTATTGAACAAACCATCCGCCAGAAGCTACCAGAAGGGTTTCAGCGCTCGGAGTTCCTGCTGGAGCACGGGATGCTCGATTTGGTACTCCCACGCCAAGAGCTACGCCCGAAGATTGCGCACGCCCTCGCGCTATTCGGTTTTTAG
- a CDS encoding PHP domain-containing protein, whose protein sequence is MIDLHTHSTASDGTLTPSELVAQAAANSLEAVALTDHDTVSGVAEFLTACEHHAIEGVAGIEISAHFKSRSLHLLGYYIDHQSNALSIQTTDLVEARDERNLQMIKKLNALGFDITLEEVQQVAGDVVGRPHMAQILQTKGYVRSHQEAFGLYLGATGKAYVPKERLTPEEAIELILAAGGLPVVAHPGTLPLRGERDFRKLLQHLKSKGLAGVEVYYPEHTLEERFMLASLADQLGLVATGGSDFHGGNRPGVVLGRGDGSLDIPYRVLEELQALRGK, encoded by the coding sequence GTGATAGATCTGCATACACATTCTACCGCTTCTGATGGAACCTTAACGCCGAGCGAACTGGTCGCACAAGCGGCGGCCAATTCGCTGGAAGCGGTGGCGCTGACAGATCACGATACTGTCAGCGGCGTGGCGGAGTTTCTTACTGCCTGTGAACACCATGCCATTGAAGGTGTTGCTGGCATAGAAATTTCCGCTCACTTCAAAAGCCGTTCCCTTCACCTACTCGGATATTATATCGACCACCAAAGCAATGCGCTTTCAATTCAAACGACTGATTTGGTCGAAGCGCGCGATGAGCGCAATTTGCAGATGATTAAAAAGCTGAATGCGCTTGGTTTTGACATTACACTTGAAGAGGTACAGCAGGTGGCAGGCGACGTCGTCGGGCGTCCGCATATGGCTCAGATTCTGCAAACCAAAGGGTATGTTCGCTCCCATCAGGAGGCATTTGGCCTCTATCTTGGCGCAACAGGAAAAGCGTATGTGCCGAAAGAGCGATTGACACCGGAAGAGGCGATTGAGTTGATTCTGGCCGCTGGTGGTTTGCCAGTTGTTGCCCATCCGGGAACCTTGCCGTTACGTGGCGAGCGTGACTTTCGTAAACTATTGCAGCATTTGAAATCAAAAGGACTTGCCGGAGTCGAAGTCTACTACCCAGAACACACGCTGGAAGAGCGCTTCATGCTTGCTTCCCTTGCCGATCAATTGGGTTTAGTGGCGACGGGCGGCTCTGATTTTCATGGCGGGAATCGTCCGGGAGTTGTGCTTGGGCGCGGCGACGGGTCGCTTGATATTCCCTATCGCGTGCTGGAAGAACTTCAGGCACTGCGAGGCAAGTAA
- a CDS encoding tRNA (cytidine(34)-2'-O)-methyltransferase, whose amino-acid sequence MIHIALYSPEIPPNTGNIGRLCVVTGTTLHLIEPLGFSLDEKHLRRAGMDYWEHVQLRVHPDFSAFLEFVAHVNGTLCAFTKFATQWHTEMPASVEPLFLLFGRETTGLGADIRAQCGEHLYRLPMLQQEHCRSLNLSNAVSVALYEVLRQRGFPNLT is encoded by the coding sequence ATGATACATATTGCGCTTTATTCACCAGAAATACCGCCCAACACCGGGAACATTGGTCGGCTGTGTGTCGTGACAGGAACAACGCTTCACCTGATAGAGCCCCTTGGATTTTCTCTCGACGAAAAACACCTTCGTCGCGCGGGAATGGATTACTGGGAACACGTACAATTAAGGGTTCATCCAGATTTTTCAGCTTTTCTTGAGTTCGTAGCGCACGTCAACGGAACACTCTGCGCGTTTACAAAGTTTGCTACACAGTGGCATACCGAAATGCCAGCGTCAGTTGAGCCACTTTTTCTCCTCTTTGGGCGTGAAACAACGGGTCTAGGAGCCGATATTCGCGCGCAGTGCGGTGAACATCTCTATCGTTTGCCCATGCTTCAGCAAGAACACTGCCGGAGCCTCAATTTGTCTAACGCCGTTTCGGTGGCGCTGTATGAGGTACTCCGGCAGAGAGGTTTCCCAAACTTAACGTGA
- a CDS encoding UDP-glucose dehydrogenase family protein, protein MKVGVIGVGYVGLVAATCFAETGNQVICVDIDEQKIANLKAGILPIYEPGLEAMVARNYEEERLIFTTDIRDAVENSLVLFIAVGTPSSEDGSADLQYVLRVASAIGEHMNGYKIIVDKSTVPVGTADKVRQAIGQALAKREAEYEYDVVSNPEFLKEGAAIEDFMKPDRVVIGADNVRTLEIMKELYSPFMMRNNRVLTMDIRSAEMTKYAANAMLATRISFMNEIANLCDLVGADVAAVREGIGSDNRIGYSFLYPGVGYGGSCFPKDVKAIMKTAREHGMTLRVLDAVEAVNRDQKEVLVDKVMSHYEVSAVTGVLKDHHFAVWGLAFKANTDDMRESSSITIIKELLNLGATITAFDPEAMNEARHIFGDTIHYADNRYDALEGADALLIITEWNEFRRPDFDKVRSLLKTPVIFDGRNLYDPIKLRQNGFTYRCIGRDTVGNRP, encoded by the coding sequence ATGAAAGTTGGAGTTATCGGCGTTGGCTATGTTGGGCTTGTTGCCGCCACCTGTTTTGCAGAAACGGGCAATCAGGTTATTTGTGTTGATATCGATGAACAAAAAATTGCCAATCTCAAAGCGGGAATTCTCCCCATATATGAGCCGGGTTTAGAAGCGATGGTAGCGCGCAATTACGAAGAAGAGCGTTTGATTTTTACCACTGATATTCGCGATGCAGTAGAAAATTCGCTGGTGCTGTTTATTGCGGTCGGAACTCCTTCAAGTGAAGATGGGAGTGCTGATCTGCAATATGTTTTACGGGTAGCTTCGGCTATTGGCGAGCACATGAACGGCTATAAAATCATCGTCGATAAATCGACAGTTCCAGTGGGAACGGCGGATAAAGTGCGGCAAGCTATCGGTCAAGCACTCGCTAAGCGGGAAGCAGAGTATGAATACGATGTGGTTTCCAATCCAGAGTTTTTGAAAGAAGGGGCGGCGATAGAAGACTTTATGAAGCCGGATCGTGTGGTTATCGGCGCCGATAATGTTCGCACTCTTGAGATCATGAAAGAACTCTACTCACCGTTTATGATGCGCAATAACCGGGTTTTGACGATGGATATCCGTTCCGCGGAAATGACAAAATATGCTGCCAACGCCATGCTGGCAACGCGGATTTCTTTTATGAACGAAATTGCCAATTTGTGTGATCTCGTTGGTGCGGACGTCGCTGCTGTGCGCGAAGGGATTGGTTCTGATAATCGTATTGGCTACAGCTTCTTGTATCCTGGCGTTGGATATGGTGGAAGTTGTTTTCCCAAAGACGTGAAAGCAATTATGAAAACAGCGCGTGAACATGGGATGACGTTGCGTGTGCTGGACGCTGTCGAGGCGGTCAACCGCGACCAGAAAGAAGTGTTGGTCGATAAAGTCATGAGTCATTACGAAGTGAGCGCCGTGACCGGTGTGCTCAAAGATCACCATTTTGCGGTTTGGGGATTGGCCTTTAAAGCGAACACCGATGATATGCGCGAATCGAGCAGCATTACTATTATTAAAGAGCTTCTGAATCTCGGTGCGACGATTACGGCATTTGATCCCGAAGCGATGAACGAAGCGCGACATATTTTTGGCGATACCATACATTACGCTGATAATCGCTATGATGCGCTAGAAGGCGCTGACGCACTGCTCATCATCACGGAGTGGAACGAATTTCGTCGTCCTGATTTTGATAAAGTACGTTCGCTGCTCAAAACACCCGTCATTTTTGACGGTCGCAATCTGTATGACCCGATCAAACTTCGGCAGAATGGCTTTACCTACCGTTGCATTGGACGCGATACGGTGGGTAACCGTCCGTGA